One region of Peptococcaceae bacterium 1198_IL3148 genomic DNA includes:
- a CDS encoding ABC transporter substrate-binding protein: MKKRSLLWVLITLLALSLMVVGCGGGEQAATDGADTSADSGDTIKIGFLGAKTGGHADFGIKTLAGMQMAVDDINKAGGILGKQLEIVEEDHGSKLTEGANVVQKLIQRDKVVAIIGDPTTGITKLAAPIAEDNKIVLLSAGAVGDNVVNDEQGNLREFVYRNTLLDAVAAPSVVKYLKEELGWQRVALITSMNNDYSVGLSKIFKQALLDNGLEIVAEESVQDGDQNFSAQVTSIKPKNPDGIVFTGYYTEGGLLMKEVRKQGMDINMVGGDGMLGATLWEMGGEAVNGSMVYCGFEADPSMAEGKTKDFIDRYSEANNGELPNMFVAQGYDAVMMLADSITAANSVDPSVFKEEFKKLADWQGVSGTITIQDNHEPLKSPVYLLEVAEGDNGQQFKVKAAIPVK; the protein is encoded by the coding sequence TTGAAAAAGAGAAGTTTGTTATGGGTGCTAATTACACTATTAGCCCTATCACTGATGGTGGTGGGTTGTGGCGGCGGTGAACAAGCAGCCACTGATGGTGCCGACACCTCTGCCGACAGTGGTGACACCATTAAAATTGGTTTTTTAGGTGCCAAAACAGGTGGTCATGCTGATTTCGGCATTAAAACCTTAGCTGGCATGCAAATGGCTGTTGATGACATTAACAAAGCGGGCGGCATTTTGGGTAAACAATTAGAAATTGTTGAAGAAGATCATGGCAGTAAGTTAACCGAAGGTGCGAACGTTGTTCAAAAATTGATTCAACGGGATAAAGTTGTTGCCATCATCGGCGATCCCACCACCGGCATTACCAAATTGGCGGCGCCAATAGCTGAAGATAACAAGATTGTACTTCTGTCCGCCGGTGCGGTGGGTGATAATGTTGTCAATGACGAACAGGGGAATCTGCGGGAATTTGTATATCGGAACACCCTTTTGGATGCGGTTGCCGCTCCCTCAGTAGTTAAATATTTGAAGGAAGAACTGGGTTGGCAAAGGGTTGCTCTAATCACCTCAATGAATAACGATTACAGTGTTGGTTTATCTAAAATCTTTAAACAGGCCTTGTTGGACAATGGTTTAGAAATAGTTGCTGAAGAAAGTGTTCAGGACGGTGACCAGAATTTCAGCGCCCAGGTTACTTCAATTAAACCTAAAAACCCCGACGGTATTGTGTTCACTGGTTATTATACCGAAGGTGGACTGTTAATGAAGGAAGTTAGAAAACAAGGAATGGACATCAACATGGTTGGTGGAGATGGTATGCTTGGTGCCACCCTTTGGGAAATGGGTGGTGAGGCTGTAAATGGCAGTATGGTATACTGTGGTTTTGAAGCTGACCCTTCAATGGCTGAAGGTAAAACCAAAGATTTTATCGACCGTTACAGTGAAGCCAATAACGGCGAACTACCTAACATGTTCGTAGCCCAAGGTTACGATGCGGTGATGATGTTAGCCGATTCAATTACTGCGGCTAACAGTGTTGATCCCAGTGTATTTAAAGAAGAGTTCAAAAAACTAGCCGACTGGCAAGGTGTTTCTGGTACCATTACCATTCAAGACAACCATGAGCCATTAAAGAGCCCAGTCTACCTATTGGAAGTTGCCGAGGGAGATAATGGGCAACAGTTTAAAGTAAAAGCTGCTATTCCTGTAAAATAA
- a CDS encoding branched-chain amino acid ABC transporter permease — translation MDTLIASFIDPYYMQVLTLLGIYIIAALGLNLITGVTGQFSFGHAAFLAIGAYGAAILTVKFQIPFYVALLAGGLMAAFFGVVIGFPALRLTGDYLGIVTLGFGEIIRVVFLNLEITGGALGLAGIARNSSITVVYVLVVITIIIMYYLQSSRFGRALIAIREDEIAAETMGVNISVYKIKAFAIGCFFAGVAGGLYAHLLQYLNPTDFGFAKSFELLCFVVLGGLGSIPGVVLGTTILTMAPEFLRSMSDYRMMIYGALMVIMMIFRPHGLLGGINLHRMLFKNKYKIETNRGTTDEV, via the coding sequence ATGGATACTTTGATTGCCTCTTTTATTGATCCATATTATATGCAGGTCCTAACGTTGCTGGGTATCTACATTATAGCAGCTTTAGGTCTTAATCTTATCACTGGCGTTACTGGACAATTTTCATTTGGCCATGCGGCATTTTTAGCCATTGGTGCATATGGCGCGGCCATTTTAACTGTTAAATTTCAAATTCCATTTTATGTTGCCCTTTTAGCCGGTGGGTTAATGGCAGCGTTTTTTGGTGTGGTCATTGGGTTCCCGGCATTGCGCCTCACTGGTGATTATCTGGGCATTGTAACCTTGGGTTTCGGTGAGATAATCAGAGTGGTTTTTTTAAACTTAGAGATTACCGGTGGCGCCCTAGGACTTGCCGGTATTGCTAGAAATTCCAGTATTACTGTGGTTTATGTGCTGGTTGTTATCACTATTATCATTATGTATTATTTGCAGAGTTCCCGTTTTGGTCGAGCGCTGATTGCCATTCGTGAGGATGAGATCGCTGCTGAAACAATGGGAGTGAATATATCTGTTTATAAAATTAAAGCCTTTGCCATTGGTTGCTTTTTTGCTGGTGTTGCCGGTGGATTATATGCCCATTTGCTACAATACTTAAATCCCACTGACTTTGGTTTTGCCAAATCCTTTGAACTTTTATGCTTCGTTGTTTTGGGGGGATTGGGCAGTATCCCCGGGGTTGTGCTGGGGACTACCATTTTGACTATGGCCCCAGAATTCCTTAGGTCTATGTCGGACTACCGGATGATGATTTATGGTGCGCTGATGGTTATCATGATGATTTTCCGTCCCCATGGTTTGTTGGGAGGCATAAACTTGCACCGGATGTTATTTAAGAACAAATATAAAATTGAAACTAACCGCGGCACCACCGATGAGGTGTGA
- a CDS encoding ABC transporter ATP-binding protein, with translation MLLEINDLHVSYGAIRALNGISCTLNEGEIVALIGANGAGKSTTLRTISGLIKPHQGAITYKGVDLTKMPPHKIVTSGISQVPEGRRVFPLMSVMENLEMGAYTRSNKAEFKETLATVFQRFPRLEERKNQLAGTLSGGEQQMLAMGRALMSKPEVLLLDEPSMGLAPMLVKEIFEIIKDINKTGTTIMLVEQNAHMALSIADRAYVLETGEIVLSGDATELANNDQVRKAYLGEE, from the coding sequence TTGTTGCTGGAAATTAACGACCTGCACGTTTCCTATGGCGCCATACGGGCATTAAACGGGATATCTTGCACCCTCAATGAGGGTGAAATTGTTGCTTTAATCGGAGCCAATGGTGCTGGTAAAAGCACAACATTGCGTACCATATCGGGATTAATAAAGCCCCATCAGGGTGCTATTACCTATAAAGGTGTAGATCTGACTAAAATGCCCCCCCATAAAATAGTTACTTCTGGTATATCCCAAGTGCCGGAAGGGCGACGGGTTTTTCCGCTGATGTCGGTGATGGAAAATTTAGAAATGGGTGCTTATACAAGAAGTAATAAAGCTGAGTTTAAAGAAACTTTGGCCACAGTGTTCCAGCGTTTTCCCCGTTTGGAGGAGCGCAAAAACCAGTTGGCTGGTACCCTTTCCGGTGGCGAACAACAGATGTTAGCCATGGGGAGAGCATTGATGTCAAAACCCGAGGTGTTGCTTTTGGATGAACCTTCCATGGGTTTAGCACCGATGCTAGTAAAGGAAATATTTGAAATTATTAAGGACATTAATAAAACCGGAACCACCATAATGTTGGTGGAGCAAAATGCACATATGGCGTTATCCATTGCTGATAGAGCCTATGTGCTGGAGACGGGTGAGATTGTACTTTCAGGCGATGCCACAGAACTTGCCAATAATGATCAAGTGCGCAAAGCTTATTTAGGCGAAGAATAA
- a CDS encoding ABC-F family ATP-binding cassette domain-containing protein: MSKLILLQASHIVKSYGAKTILSDVTLTVQSGERVGLVGINGAGKSTLMKILAGDLTCDAGEVIKPKEISVGYLSQDSGLHSDNSIYQELIAVFQPLISMEQQLRKLEQQIADSAVDGKGYQQLLDNYAKLSDTFKDKGGYSYQATTRSVMHGLGLTDLGYDTAIKSLSGGQKTLVALAKLLLQSPDVLMLDEPTNYLDINTLNWLEQYLKSYPGAMLVISHDRYLLDTLTNIIYELERNKIVRYAGNYSKYLELKAEQLEQQLKQYNKQMTEVAKLQEFVQRNLARASTTKRAQSRRRMLEKMELQDKPEVATKRANFNFDVKVQSGKEVLKLRDLSIGYADKTLSSGINLLIERGESVALVGPNGVGKSTLLKTVLNFIKPKFGSIYYGTNVQIAYYDQEQANLQGNKQVLNELWDQYPLMNEKNIRTVLGNFLFSGEDVLKRVADLSGGEKARLALAKMLLQRANLLILDEPTNHLDIYSREVLENALTDFPGTIIFVSHDRYFINRVATRIIELNKNGVESFLGDYDYYLLKKQEQQPTIPEPLQIANIQDEQTTQKDKENYYKSKEIKRLERQRQRKIDELQQLITEQEQLIAKLEADLCKPEVYKDHNRCQEVNETLTIAKEKLDEYLTAWVELEEEVATN, from the coding sequence GTGAGCAAGTTGATATTATTACAAGCATCCCATATTGTAAAATCTTATGGCGCCAAAACTATTTTATCCGATGTTACCCTAACTGTCCAATCCGGCGAGCGGGTTGGACTGGTGGGCATCAATGGTGCTGGCAAGTCCACATTGATGAAAATATTGGCCGGAGACCTCACCTGTGATGCCGGTGAGGTTATTAAACCAAAGGAAATTTCCGTTGGCTATCTTTCCCAAGACAGCGGTTTGCACTCCGACAACAGCATTTATCAAGAACTGATTGCCGTTTTCCAACCCTTAATTTCAATGGAACAGCAACTAAGAAAGCTGGAACAGCAAATAGCCGATTCTGCAGTTGATGGTAAAGGTTACCAACAGTTGTTGGATAACTATGCTAAACTATCTGATACCTTTAAGGATAAAGGTGGCTATAGTTATCAGGCCACAACCCGCAGCGTTATGCATGGATTGGGCTTAACAGACCTAGGTTATGATACCGCCATTAAAAGCTTAAGTGGCGGCCAGAAGACATTGGTTGCCCTAGCTAAATTATTGCTACAGTCACCAGATGTCTTAATGTTAGACGAGCCCACCAACTACTTGGATATTAACACATTAAACTGGTTGGAACAATATCTCAAATCATATCCTGGGGCCATGCTGGTGATTTCTCATGACCGCTACCTACTGGATACATTAACAAATATCATCTATGAGCTGGAGCGCAATAAAATTGTGCGTTATGCTGGCAACTATTCTAAATACTTAGAATTAAAGGCCGAACAGTTGGAACAACAGCTTAAGCAATACAACAAACAGATGACAGAAGTGGCTAAGTTACAAGAATTTGTCCAACGCAACCTGGCTCGGGCTTCGACAACCAAAAGGGCCCAAAGCAGACGGCGGATGCTAGAAAAAATGGAGCTTCAGGATAAACCTGAGGTGGCCACAAAAAGGGCTAACTTTAATTTTGATGTAAAAGTGCAAAGTGGCAAAGAGGTATTAAAGCTTAGGGATTTGAGTATTGGCTATGCCGATAAAACTTTGTCATCGGGGATCAATTTATTAATTGAACGTGGTGAAAGCGTGGCCTTGGTTGGTCCTAATGGGGTTGGAAAATCCACATTACTCAAAACGGTGTTAAATTTTATCAAGCCGAAATTTGGCTCCATCTATTATGGCACCAATGTACAAATAGCTTATTACGATCAAGAGCAGGCTAATCTACAAGGCAATAAACAAGTTCTTAATGAACTTTGGGACCAATATCCCTTAATGAATGAAAAGAATATTCGCACCGTGCTGGGCAACTTCTTATTTAGTGGTGAAGATGTCTTGAAAAGGGTAGCTGATCTAAGTGGTGGCGAAAAAGCCCGGTTAGCTTTAGCTAAAATGCTTTTGCAAAGGGCCAATCTGCTAATACTGGACGAGCCAACCAACCACTTGGATATTTATAGTCGTGAAGTGTTAGAAAATGCCCTGACCGATTTTCCAGGTACAATAATATTTGTCAGCCATGACCGTTACTTCATTAATCGTGTAGCCACCAGAATAATCGAGTTAAATAAAAACGGCGTAGAAAGTTTTCTGGGTGATTATGACTATTACCTGCTAAAAAAACAAGAACAACAACCAACTATACCGGAACCACTACAAATAGCTAACATCCAAGATGAACAAACCACCCAGAAGGATAAAGAAAATTATTATAAAAGTAAAGAGATAAAACGCCTAGAACGACAGCGACAAAGAAAAATAGATGAGCTACAACAACTGATTACAGAGCAAGAGCAACTGATTGCCAAACTGGAGGCAGATCTTTGTAAACCAGAAGTCTATAAAGATCATAATAGGTGTCAAGAAGTCAACGAAACCTTGACCATAGCCAAAGAAAAATTAGATGAATATTTAACTGCTTGGGTAGAACTGGAAGAAGAAGTCGCAACAAATTGA
- a CDS encoding ABC transporter ATP-binding protein, giving the protein MTAILELQNATIRFGGLTAVDGVNMTINKGTIRALIGPNGAGKSTIFNIITGIYPPSSGKVLFQGEDITGLNPYRITHRGIARTFQNIRLFKTMTVLENVKIGQHCRTKSDVLGAITRCINPKVRQEEKQIEEAALKALELMELADKRYDYAKNLSYGEQRRLEIARALATDPSLILLDEPAAGMNPQEKQVLMKMIKKIQDMGLTVFLVEHDMKFVMNLSDQVACLDYGRKIADGSPAEVQKNPEVIEAYLGKDVD; this is encoded by the coding sequence TTGACAGCGATTCTTGAATTGCAAAATGCAACTATCCGCTTTGGTGGCTTGACTGCAGTTGACGGAGTGAATATGACCATTAATAAAGGCACCATTAGAGCGCTCATTGGACCTAATGGGGCAGGAAAGAGCACAATATTTAATATTATTACCGGTATATATCCACCCTCCAGCGGCAAAGTGTTATTTCAGGGTGAAGATATAACTGGTTTAAATCCCTATCGCATAACCCATCGGGGGATTGCCCGTACTTTCCAAAATATTAGACTGTTTAAAACGATGACGGTGTTGGAAAACGTAAAAATTGGACAACACTGCCGAACTAAAAGCGATGTTTTGGGGGCCATCACCAGATGCATTAATCCCAAAGTAAGACAAGAGGAGAAGCAAATCGAGGAAGCGGCTTTAAAAGCGCTGGAATTGATGGAATTGGCGGACAAAAGGTATGACTATGCTAAAAACCTTTCCTACGGCGAACAACGTCGCTTAGAAATTGCCCGGGCACTGGCCACTGATCCATCCTTGATACTGTTGGATGAACCAGCTGCTGGTATGAATCCGCAAGAAAAGCAAGTGTTGATGAAGATGATTAAAAAAATACAAGATATGGGCTTGACGGTCTTTTTAGTTGAACACGATATGAAATTTGTAATGAATTTATCAGATCAAGTTGCTTGCTTGGACTATGGCCGAAAAATTGCTGATGGGTCACCGGCTGAAGTGCAAAAGAATCCTGAGGTGATTGAGGCATACTTAGGAAAGGATGTGGATTAA
- a CDS encoding [Fe-Fe] hydrogenase large subunit C-terminal domain-containing protein, whose product MQPSEFAHRVLVSLARQIREGEGQAPKRDKVIDRIMKDSGITEKDEQYQFWRERLNKRLSLLMDEDKGESMLLVQLIEGACDDCLDMQPCADVCPTGAINKDEKGNFSINPDRCVECTWCVNSCITGSIVTRSEFAQVASMIMQRKEHPVYAILAPSFVGQFGNRVTPEIIKGALKAIGFTDVYEVALAADVITEHEAEIFVNRRQQGENFMITSCCCPAFIKLVEKIRPKVANLLSPSVSPMIALGKMLKNREPQCRVVFIGPCIAKKSEAKRPDLHPAIDCVLTFKETKALLEAGDVPLDGSLGELEMEDASHDGRIYAHTGGVTEAIKRAVKRLAPEYEIKAVQGNGLKECNMYLKQLEQGKLDANFMEGMGCPGGCVGGPGTIISVEKAASLVNEHAQQAKTFAAIDNHKAHVWNDNYGETSDLHSKHLNMSGQIYSTQNPPQPMSRGETSP is encoded by the coding sequence TTGCAACCCAGTGAATTTGCCCATCGAGTGTTAGTTAGTTTAGCTAGGCAAATCAGAGAAGGTGAAGGCCAAGCCCCTAAACGCGACAAAGTGATAGACCGGATTATGAAAGACAGCGGTATTACTGAAAAGGATGAGCAGTATCAATTTTGGCGGGAACGGCTCAATAAAAGATTATCACTTTTGATGGACGAAGATAAGGGTGAAAGCATGCTGTTAGTGCAACTTATTGAAGGGGCATGTGATGATTGCCTAGACATGCAACCTTGTGCTGACGTTTGTCCTACCGGGGCCATCAACAAAGATGAAAAGGGTAATTTTAGCATCAACCCAGACCGATGCGTAGAGTGTACTTGGTGTGTTAATTCTTGCATTACCGGTTCCATTGTTACCCGTTCAGAGTTTGCCCAGGTGGCCAGTATGATTATGCAACGAAAGGAACATCCAGTCTATGCCATCTTAGCACCATCCTTTGTGGGCCAATTTGGCAACCGGGTGACGCCGGAAATAATTAAGGGGGCTCTAAAAGCCATCGGCTTCACCGATGTTTATGAAGTGGCCCTAGCGGCAGATGTAATTACCGAGCACGAAGCTGAAATATTTGTAAATCGTCGGCAACAAGGAGAAAATTTTATGATTACCTCCTGCTGTTGTCCAGCATTTATTAAACTGGTGGAAAAGATTAGGCCAAAGGTAGCCAATTTGCTCTCCCCATCAGTATCACCAATGATCGCCCTGGGTAAAATGCTGAAGAATCGTGAACCCCAGTGTCGAGTAGTCTTCATCGGCCCCTGTATTGCCAAAAAGTCAGAAGCCAAGCGACCGGATTTACATCCGGCCATAGATTGTGTGTTAACATTTAAAGAAACTAAAGCTTTATTAGAGGCCGGTGATGTGCCTTTAGATGGTTCGCTAGGTGAACTGGAAATGGAAGATGCCTCCCACGATGGCCGAATCTACGCCCATACTGGCGGAGTAACCGAAGCTATCAAACGGGCTGTTAAAAGGCTGGCTCCTGAATATGAGATCAAAGCTGTGCAGGGCAACGGACTCAAGGAATGCAACATGTATTTAAAACAACTGGAACAGGGTAAATTAGACGCCAATTTTATGGAAGGAATGGGTTGCCCCGGCGGTTGTGTGGGTGGACCAGGAACAATTATTAGTGTAGAAAAAGCAGCGTCCCTAGTGAATGAGCATGCCCAACAGGCCAAAACCTTTGCTGCCATTGACAACCATAAAGCCCATGTATGGAATGACAATTATGGCGAAACCAGCGATTTGCATTCAAAACACTTAAATATGTCTGGTCAGATATACAGTACCCAAAATCCGCCCCAACCAATGAGCCGTGGAGAAACATCCCCATAA
- a CDS encoding branched-chain amino acid ABC transporter permease, with product MLEQQLINGLTLGAVYALIALGYTMVYGIIQLINFAHGEIYMIGAFVGVSMVAVFGQGFLASMLLAMLVCMILGMTLERVAYRPLRRSTRLAALISAIGASTFLQNAMLLWKGPQPVGFPEVIKDAIYHIGPIEISKVQLIILATAAILMAVLNYIVKYVKIGKAMRAASQDYDTASLMGIDINKVISFTFAIGSALAAAGGVLVGMYFNSVAPLMGVTAGIKAFCAAVLGGIGSIPGAMLGGIFLGVAETLGIAVGFSTYRDAIAFTLLIIVLLFKPTGLLGKPIQRKV from the coding sequence ATGCTGGAACAACAATTAATTAACGGTTTAACCTTGGGGGCGGTTTATGCATTAATTGCTTTAGGGTACACCATGGTCTATGGTATTATCCAACTGATTAACTTTGCCCATGGTGAAATTTATATGATTGGGGCATTTGTCGGGGTATCGATGGTGGCTGTTTTTGGCCAAGGTTTTTTAGCTTCCATGCTTTTGGCTATGCTGGTGTGCATGATTTTAGGTATGACTCTTGAACGTGTTGCTTATCGGCCTCTGAGAAGATCTACTAGATTGGCAGCATTAATATCAGCCATTGGTGCCTCTACATTTTTGCAAAACGCCATGTTACTTTGGAAAGGCCCTCAACCCGTGGGGTTCCCTGAGGTAATTAAAGACGCCATTTATCATATTGGCCCGATAGAAATATCGAAGGTACAGCTAATTATTTTAGCCACTGCGGCAATATTGATGGCGGTGCTAAATTATATTGTTAAGTATGTCAAGATTGGCAAGGCGATGCGTGCTGCTTCACAGGATTATGATACCGCCTCGCTGATGGGGATTGATATTAACAAAGTAATCTCCTTTACCTTTGCCATTGGATCTGCCCTGGCAGCAGCTGGCGGCGTGCTTGTGGGTATGTACTTTAATTCTGTGGCCCCACTAATGGGTGTGACGGCAGGTATCAAAGCATTTTGTGCTGCGGTTTTGGGAGGCATTGGCAGCATCCCCGGAGCTATGCTTGGCGGGATTTTCCTTGGGGTCGCAGAAACGTTGGGAATTGCAGTGGGCTTTAGTACCTACAGAGATGCCATTGCTTTTACACTGCTGATCATTGTATTGTTATTTAAACCAACTGGGTTGCTGGGGAAACCCATCCAACGGAAAGTGTAG
- a CDS encoding sigma-54 dependent transcriptional regulator has protein sequence MKSKHNFNLRVHDVPIITLDSAEYEQTLKNIPEKTLLVNDNDDLLAILSNKEYHGQDLLVMGKNVRVKGLIDKTTLVKHIAKSYGHLLAFMESMLVSEAEQRNTEGVSEFDKLVGRSAKMQEIIKLCKKVAATDTPVLVRGESGTGKETFARALHRESPRRNGPFITVNCGAIPPSLFESELFGYAERAFAGVNAKGKPGIIELADGGTVFLDEVGELPLDIQVKLMAVMQREQITRVGATEPTKVDVRIIAASHRNLESLLEKELFREDLFYQLNVISIEMPPLRKRKEDIPELVEIYTREFGAVYNKPFLKVSPEVVRAFMEYSWPGNIRELKNAVERMVVLAEDEVVTVNCLPENLRNYTYISMSTSQKGNLMHMAVEAERQLILKSLEKANGNRSEAARLLGIPRSTLYYKLRQLGIPAKGQS, from the coding sequence ATGAAATCTAAGCACAATTTTAATCTGCGTGTCCACGACGTCCCAATAATTACATTGGATAGTGCTGAGTATGAACAAACATTAAAAAATATACCAGAAAAAACTCTTTTAGTAAATGATAATGATGATTTGTTGGCGATATTATCAAACAAAGAATATCATGGACAAGACTTGTTGGTTATGGGTAAAAATGTCAGAGTTAAAGGATTAATTGACAAAACTACTTTGGTTAAACACATTGCCAAATCATACGGTCACTTGCTGGCCTTTATGGAATCGATGTTGGTTTCTGAAGCAGAGCAAAGGAATACAGAGGGTGTTTCTGAATTTGATAAATTGGTGGGTCGGTCGGCAAAGATGCAGGAGATCATTAAGCTGTGTAAAAAGGTTGCTGCCACTGATACCCCTGTTTTGGTGCGTGGGGAAAGCGGCACAGGAAAAGAAACCTTTGCCCGGGCGCTACATCGGGAGAGTCCCCGCCGTAATGGCCCCTTTATTACGGTGAACTGCGGTGCCATTCCGCCCTCTTTGTTTGAAAGTGAGTTATTTGGCTATGCCGAAAGGGCTTTTGCGGGGGTTAATGCAAAGGGCAAGCCTGGTATTATTGAATTGGCGGATGGTGGCACAGTTTTTCTAGATGAAGTAGGCGAGCTGCCGTTAGATATTCAAGTTAAATTAATGGCAGTGATGCAAAGGGAACAGATAACCCGCGTAGGGGCCACTGAACCCACCAAGGTTGATGTGAGAATAATTGCAGCCAGCCACAGAAATTTAGAAAGTCTGTTGGAAAAAGAATTGTTTCGTGAAGATTTATTTTACCAGTTGAATGTTATTTCCATTGAGATGCCTCCATTGAGAAAGCGCAAAGAGGATATTCCGGAGTTGGTAGAAATATATACTCGGGAGTTTGGTGCTGTCTATAATAAACCATTTCTTAAAGTGTCACCGGAAGTGGTCAGAGCTTTTATGGAATACTCATGGCCCGGTAACATCCGAGAATTAAAAAATGCTGTGGAGCGAATGGTGGTTTTGGCAGAGGATGAAGTGGTTACTGTAAACTGCTTGCCTGAAAATCTGCGCAACTACACCTACATATCAATGTCAACATCCCAAAAAGGAAATTTAATGCATATGGCAGTTGAAGCTGAAAGACAGCTAATTTTAAAGTCCTTAGAAAAGGCTAACGGCAATCGATCAGAAGCTGCCAGGTTACTCGGAATACCCCGGAGTACTTTATACTATAAGTTGCGTCAATTGGGTATCCCGGCAAAGGGCCAAAGTTAA